From Numenius arquata chromosome 4, bNumArq3.hap1.1, whole genome shotgun sequence, a single genomic window includes:
- the CAVIN4 gene encoding caveolae-associated protein 4 produces the protein MDRRETTPEADKTHQNRLSSVTEEEEEQDAAYTIVTVLDKVANIVDSVQASQKRIEERHREMENAVKTIQIDILKLAQAHGNTGYTVNKLLEKTRKVSSTVKEVRARVERQSASVRKVEAKQQEMLRKNKFRVVIYQEETECPSSLSVIKERTAGETLEDDFFPPDDLSSDEEYYIEESKATQFKKSGMRRIDDIKKAFSRENIQKTRQNFGNKVTRLRTRIVTPERRERIRQSGERLKQSGIRIKKTISQAAPTKETFKIHKKSKERTGAEGEEGIQEAGAHIASELAAAEPFTEEISYTEVITKVKKDKNSATKGASQSTEKGATIPEVVLKQEGKEGGGGGGDDVPLLDLKQSA, from the exons ATGGATCGCCGTGAAACCACCCCGGAGgctgacaaaacccaccaaaatcgTCTCTCCAGCGTcaccgaggaggaggaagaacaagATGCGGCTTACACGATCGTGACGGTCCTGGACAAAGTGGCCAACATTGTGGACAGCGTGCAGGCGAGCCAGAAGAGGATAGAGGAGAGGCACAGGGAGATGGAGAATGCCGTCAAGACCATACAGATCGACATTCTAAAGCTTGCCCAGGCTCACGGCAATACCGGCTACACGGTGAACAAGTTACTGGAGAAAACCCGCAAAGTCAGCTCCACTGTGAAGGAGGTGCGGGCACGCGTGGAGAGGCAGAGCGCCAGCGTGCGGAAGGTGGAAGCGAAACAACAGGAGATGCTGAGGAAAAACAAATTCCGGGTCGTAATCTATCAG GAGGAAACCGAGTGTCCTTCATCTCTCTCCGTTATCAAAGAGAGGACGGCAGGCGAAACTCTAGAGGATGATTTCTTCCCACCTGATGACCTGTCCTCTGATGAAGAATATTACATCGAGGAAAGCAAAGCAACTCAGTTCAAGAAATCAGGCATGAGGCGCATAGATGATATCAAAAAGGCATTTTCGAGGGAAAATATCCAAAAGACGAGACAGAATTTTGGCAATAAGGTAACCAGGCTTCGAACTAGAATAGTGACCCCCGAGAGGAGAGAGAGGATCAGGCAGTCAGGAGAGAGACTGAAACAATCGGGGATAAGGATCAAGAAAACCATTTCACAAGCCGCCCCGACAAAGGAGACGTTCAAGATccataaaaaaagtaaagaacGAACAGGAGCCGAAGGTGAGGAGGGGATCCAGGAAGCCGGGGCGCACATCGCCTCTGAGCTCGCAGCAGCAGAGCCCTTCACTGAAGAAATCTCTTACACGGAAGTGATCACTAAGGTAAAGAAAGACAAGAATAGTGCAACGAAAGGTGCTTCCCAGTCAACTGAAAAAGGAGCGACGATCCCAGAAGTTGTTCTtaagcaggaaggaaaagaaggaggaggaggaggaggtgatgatgTCCCTTTGCTAGACTTAAAACAATCAGCATAA